In the Helicobacter typhlonius genome, one interval contains:
- a CDS encoding virulence RhuM family protein has translation MKQDKQTNPIIIYQDSANNPAINIRLENETLWLTQRQIAELFDKDRSVITKHIKNIFEEGELVENSVCAKIAHTANDGKTYETLYYNLDMIISVGYRVNSKRATQFRQWASKILKEYLVKGFVLDDERLKGQKQDYFDELLERLRDIRSSEARMHAQVLKIFSTAVDYDKDSSQVQELFKTIQNKLHYSAHGRTASEIIFQRADSDKINMGLTNFKGKMPTKKESEIAKNYLNQEELEALNRIVTAYFEFAELSALNREQKSMQEHLEKLNEFLKFSGREVLQGAGKISHQKALEKAHKEYNLYKQKTKEEIEIAYEEFNAQTKALRKGKANE, from the coding sequence ATGAAACAAGATAAGCAAACAAATCCAATCATTATCTATCAAGATAGTGCAAATAATCCCGCTATTAACATAAGATTAGAAAATGAAACCTTATGGCTTACGCAAAGGCAGATTGCCGAGCTTTTTGATAAAGATAGAAGTGTGATTACTAAGCATATCAAAAATATTTTTGAAGAGGGTGAATTAGTGGAAAATTCAGTATGTGCAAAAATTGCACATACTGCAAATGATGGCAAAACTTATGAGACATTGTATTACAACCTTGATATGATTATCTCTGTGGGCTATCGCGTCAATTCCAAAAGAGCCACGCAGTTTCGCCAATGGGCAAGTAAAATCTTAAAAGAATACCTTGTCAAGGGCTTTGTGCTTGATGATGAGCGGTTAAAGGGGCAAAAACAAGATTATTTTGATGAGCTTTTAGAGCGACTTAGAGATATTCGCTCTAGTGAAGCAAGAATGCACGCCCAAGTGTTAAAGATTTTTAGCACTGCCGTAGATTACGATAAAGATTCTTCGCAAGTCCAAGAGCTTTTTAAAACTATTCAAAACAAACTGCATTATTCCGCACACGGACGGACAGCGAGTGAGATTATCTTTCAAAGGGCAGATTCTGATAAAATTAATATGGGGCTTACAAATTTTAAGGGCAAAATGCCTACCAAAAAAGAAAGCGAGATTGCTAAAAATTATTTAAATCAAGAGGAATTAGAGGCATTAAATAGAATCGTTACAGCGTATTTTGAATTTGCAGAGCTTAGTGCGCTCAATCGTGAGCAAAAAAGTATGCAAGAGCATTTAGAAAAACTCAATGAGTTTTTAAAATTTAGTGGGCGGGAAGTGTTGCAAGGTGCGGGGAAAATCTCTCATCAAAAAGCCCTAGAAAAGGCACATAAAGAATACAATCTTTACAAACAAAAAACAAAAGAAGAAATAGAAATCGCCTATGAGGAATTTAATGCACAAACAAAAGCCTTGAGAAAAGGAAAAGCAAATGAGTAA
- a CDS encoding DUF1643 domain-containing protein, giving the protein MQKILFDTYEYNDKCRFVLGNNGKNPLICIGINPSNATNQRSDKTIAKIQKIIQYNGYDGFMMINLCSKISPYPKDIPYKLADCYHNENLRHIENVSKKYPNSDVLACWGNSFYMREYLPQILLDIVNKLGKHRKWFYLKDLTKKGNPRHPLARYIPFNSELKIFDIHSYIAKNQYVKSLSCHTK; this is encoded by the coding sequence ATGCAAAAAATACTATTTGATACTTATGAATATAATGATAAATGTAGGTTTGTGCTAGGAAATAATGGTAAGAATCCTTTAATCTGTATTGGCATAAATCCTAGTAATGCAACAAATCAAAGAAGCGATAAAACAATAGCAAAAATTCAAAAAATCATTCAATACAATGGCTATGATGGTTTTATGATGATAAATCTTTGCTCTAAAATTTCACCATATCCAAAAGATATTCCTTATAAGTTGGCAGATTGTTATCATAATGAAAATCTGCGACATATAGAAAATGTTTCTAAAAAATATCCTAATAGCGATGTCCTTGCTTGTTGGGGGAATAGTTTTTATATGAGGGAATATCTACCGCAAATATTATTAGATATTGTAAATAAATTAGGTAAGCATAGAAAATGGTTTTATTTAAAGGATTTGACGAAAAAAGGAAATCCAAGACACCCATTAGCAAGATATATACCATTTAATTCTGAATTAAAAATTTTTGACATTCATTCTTATATCGCAAAGAATCAATATGTTAAATCTCTTTCATGCCATACAAAATAA
- a CDS encoding DUF4145 domain-containing protein, producing the protein MNTIFKEPKFNESSFTCPHCGVLAQMVFVIPSVLKEKTDITKTALNNLKEYFEKYSEYYAGYIENIQEIMNIYATYGNSFAICQSCNEISIWINEKMVYPKAHLTPPPNKDLPDEIKVDYEEASNIVQDSPRGACALLRLALQKLMIHLGEDKNLDKAIKSLIDNKKIDETLQKALDSVRVIGNNAVHPNELVLKDNHEIAIALFKIVNYIAKNILSDKKEIEEIYSLLPESSKRENREK; encoded by the coding sequence ATGAATACTATATTTAAAGAACCAAAATTTAACGAATCATCATTTACTTGTCCGCATTGTGGAGTGTTAGCACAAATGGTTTTTGTTATTCCTAGTGTGCTTAAAGAGAAAACAGATATTACGAAAACTGCCCTAAATAATTTAAAAGAATATTTTGAAAAATATTCTGAATATTATGCAGGATATATAGAAAATATACAAGAAATTATGAATATTTATGCAACATATGGAAATTCATTTGCAATCTGCCAAAGTTGCAATGAAATCAGTATTTGGATAAATGAAAAAATGGTATATCCCAAAGCTCATTTAACGCCTCCACCAAACAAAGACTTGCCCGATGAGATAAAAGTAGATTATGAAGAGGCTTCAAATATTGTGCAAGATTCTCCACGAGGGGCTTGTGCTTTGTTGCGTTTAGCTTTGCAAAAATTAATGATACATTTAGGGGAGGATAAGAATCTTGATAAGGCAATTAAAAGTTTGATTGATAATAAAAAAATTGATGAAACTCTGCAAAAGGCTTTAGATTCTGTACGAGTGATTGGTAACAATGCCGTTCACCCTAATGAACTTGTCCTAAAAGATAATCATGAGATAGCCATAGCTTTATTTAAAATTGTTAATTATATTGCTAAAAATATTTTAAGCGATAAAAAAGAAATTGAGGAAATTTATAGCCTTTTACCTGAAAGTTCAAAAAGAGAAAATAGGGAGAAATAA